In a single window of the Tellurirhabdus bombi genome:
- a CDS encoding M3 family oligoendopeptidase — translation MDTNTLLIPTRPARRFIGDELEVSAWAIIQPLYESLLNRPINSAEELRQWFQDRSELESYLSEDFAWRYIRMTCDTSNEELINRLNFFIAEIQPQLSAYGNELDKKAVESPYLGQLMEPGFEVTVRGIRKAIEIFREENIPLQTEMQTEERKYGAIAGAMTVTIPNQDGVLEEVTLQRAADLLQSTDRAVREEAWKKIQERRYQDKDTLDNLYNRLRGLRHQIAVNAGFANFRDYMFAALGRFDYLPEDCFHFHESVAKAVVPMLNELAESRKNKLAVDVLRPWDSKVDVDGQPPLVPFKTGEDLLDKTITCFTRLDPYLGDCLRIMKAMGHLDLESRKGKAPGGYNYPLEEIGVPFIFMNATSSLRDLVTMVHEGGHAVHSFLTRDLPLKPFRNPPMEVAELASMSMELLSMDYWDVFFENPAELKRAKLQHLESIVETLPWVATIDKFQHWVYENPTHTVEERRENWVRIFDQFSESITDWSGLEQYKAYFWQKQLHLYEVPFYYIEYGIAQLGAIGVWMNFRQDRQKGLEGYKNALKLGYTATIGEIYQAAGIPFDFSEEHIGRLLRFVWDEIERLKAE, via the coding sequence ATGGATACGAATACGCTACTAATTCCCACTCGTCCGGCGCGACGTTTTATTGGTGATGAGCTTGAGGTAAGTGCCTGGGCCATCATCCAACCTCTGTACGAAAGTTTATTGAACCGGCCCATCAACAGCGCCGAAGAGCTGCGGCAATGGTTTCAGGATCGGAGCGAGCTGGAGTCTTACTTATCGGAAGATTTTGCCTGGCGCTACATCCGCATGACCTGCGATACGAGCAACGAAGAACTGATCAACCGCCTGAATTTTTTTATTGCTGAAATACAGCCGCAGCTTTCCGCCTACGGCAATGAGCTGGACAAAAAAGCAGTGGAAAGTCCGTACCTGGGCCAATTGATGGAGCCTGGTTTTGAGGTAACCGTGCGCGGGATTCGGAAGGCAATCGAAATTTTCCGGGAAGAAAACATTCCGCTGCAAACCGAGATGCAGACCGAAGAACGGAAATACGGAGCCATTGCCGGAGCCATGACCGTGACAATTCCGAATCAGGATGGTGTTCTGGAAGAAGTGACTTTACAACGTGCCGCTGACTTGCTGCAATCGACAGATCGCGCGGTGCGGGAGGAAGCCTGGAAAAAAATTCAGGAACGGCGGTATCAGGATAAAGATACCCTGGACAACCTCTACAATCGGTTGCGTGGCCTTCGGCACCAGATTGCCGTTAATGCCGGTTTTGCCAATTTTCGGGATTACATGTTCGCTGCGTTGGGACGGTTTGATTACCTGCCCGAAGATTGTTTCCATTTTCACGAATCGGTAGCAAAGGCAGTTGTTCCGATGCTGAACGAGCTGGCCGAAAGTCGGAAAAACAAGCTGGCGGTTGATGTCCTGCGCCCCTGGGATAGCAAAGTAGATGTCGATGGACAGCCGCCGCTCGTACCGTTTAAAACGGGGGAAGATTTGCTGGATAAGACCATTACGTGTTTTACGCGCCTGGACCCTTATTTAGGCGACTGCCTGCGGATCATGAAAGCCATGGGCCATCTGGACCTGGAATCGCGGAAAGGCAAAGCACCGGGCGGCTACAACTATCCGTTGGAAGAGATTGGCGTGCCGTTTATTTTCATGAATGCGACGTCTAGCCTGCGCGATCTGGTAACGATGGTGCACGAAGGCGGCCACGCGGTGCATTCGTTTCTGACGCGTGACCTGCCGCTAAAGCCCTTCCGGAACCCACCGATGGAAGTGGCCGAACTGGCTTCGATGTCGATGGAGCTGCTGTCGATGGATTACTGGGATGTCTTTTTCGAGAATCCGGCTGAGCTAAAGCGTGCCAAGCTGCAACACCTGGAATCCATTGTTGAAACCTTACCCTGGGTGGCTACAATCGATAAGTTCCAGCATTGGGTGTACGAGAACCCGACGCATACGGTGGAGGAGCGCCGAGAAAACTGGGTGCGAATTTTTGATCAGTTTTCGGAATCCATCACCGATTGGAGTGGGTTAGAGCAATACAAAGCGTATTTCTGGCAAAAACAGTTGCACTTGTACGAAGTACCTTTTTATTACATTGAATACGGAATTGCGCAGTTGGGTGCGATTGGCGTCTGGATGAATTTCCGCCAGGACCGTCAGAAGGGACTGGAAGGGTATAAAAACGCCCTGAAGCTCGGCTATACGGCCACCATCGGCGAGATTTATCAGGCGGCGGGCATTCCCTTCGATTTTTCGGAAGAGCATATTGGGCGGCTCCTGCGTTTTGTGTGGGACGAAATCGAGCGTCTTAAAGCAGAATAA
- a CDS encoding LolA family protein — MRKFALLVSLVAGLAFPSFAQKDKKAGDLLDAMGKKFQALDAYNAAFTYAAAGDSYKGDVTVKGTKFRLKLAGQEVFNDGKTVSTYVKETNEVNVQDFEGTTGDINPAKIYTIYKNGYNYKYVGEQKQAGQAVEVVELTPEKKNTQVAKVQIAVNKKDKSVKSWKITDKAGKVTSYTITQFTPNPKLADNYFNFDKSKYPGVEVVDLR; from the coding sequence ATGAGAAAATTTGCGTTGCTGGTTAGCTTGGTGGCAGGGCTGGCATTTCCTTCGTTCGCACAAAAAGACAAAAAAGCAGGCGATCTTCTTGACGCAATGGGCAAGAAATTTCAGGCTTTGGATGCTTACAATGCTGCTTTCACCTACGCTGCGGCGGGCGATTCTTACAAAGGAGATGTAACCGTAAAAGGCACTAAATTCCGCCTGAAACTAGCGGGCCAGGAGGTTTTTAATGACGGTAAAACGGTATCCACTTACGTCAAGGAAACTAACGAAGTAAACGTTCAGGATTTTGAAGGCACTACTGGCGACATCAATCCGGCCAAGATTTACACCATTTATAAGAACGGCTACAACTACAAATATGTTGGCGAGCAAAAACAAGCGGGTCAGGCAGTTGAGGTCGTTGAATTGACGCCCGAGAAAAAAAATACGCAGGTAGCCAAAGTTCAAATAGCGGTTAACAAGAAAGATAAATCCGTCAAGAGCTGGAAAATTACGGACAAAGCGGGCAAGGTAACTAGCTATACCATTACGCAATTCACGCCTAATCCAAAATTGGCCGACAACTATTTTAACTTCGATAAGTCGAAATATCCGGGTGTCGAAGTGGTTGATTTGCGGTAA
- a CDS encoding glycoside hydrolase family 3 N-terminal domain-containing protein, which produces MRNKVVFLVSALLFSGLVTAFGWSSGVLRTNLLTKLTTSIKAKLPEKGKKKANPIRMRPVEVLALAPKELGWVDSVFSTLTQEQKIGQFFMVATFSNQDEAHYQYIETLVRHYHIGGLIFFQGGPYRQAVLTNRYQSAAKVPLLVGIDGEWGLGMRLDSTMAFPKQMSLGAIRDEAIVYRMGSEIGRQCRRLGIHINFAPVSDINSNPSNPVIGNRSFGESKENVAIKASAYMKGLQHTRIIATAKHFPGHGDVNVDSHVSLPIVHRSVEQLRDVDLFPFRKLIADSLMGVVTGHLHVPVVDNTPRLAATLSEKVVTELLKKELGFRGLVFTDALNMGGVGRLPSEEINLKALVAGNDILLYPENVPDAVHRIALAIQKGEISQELIDEKVKKILRAKYWAGLNKTAPIALENLDRDLNSPEAKLLKQELCEQAVTIVKNNNNLLPFGALDTVRVAAISIAADYGNPFQKTLSGYAPVKHITVGEKPTTEADLDEIIRQLGDANTVILSFHRLSPTAKWNYGVTKPSLDLITRLKQRGLRVVVCAFGPAYALRPFIGTQADALICTYEDGEEMQRVVPQVLFGAIPAKGAMPVTVGDWRIGYGLFTAPSGRLAYSLPESVGMRSGQLQRIDDIVQKALRDRAFPGCQVLVARKGKVVFDKSYGTLTYNNAYDRVTGETLYDLASLTKVLGTLQAVMLLNERGAIDLNQKVAHYLPEFQNSAKRNMTVSDLLLHQAGFPAGLPRAVERAKVQSGLRSGFYSTVRDSLRSLQIGPTLFAPPSIRDSVWSWIVGTPLTAKVDESGRFNYLYSDLSFVTLQKIVERVTSQPIEVFLDENLYKPLGIGTMVFNPLQKRSTFRVAPTENDTWFRNSMLQGTVHDQLAALQGGISGHAGLFATSQDIVKILQMNLQKGQYGGRRFLLPGTAPLYSRNATDRSHRGLGWDKPDPDGNSSYVSPHASIRSFGHTGFSGNVVWVDPDYDLVFIFLSNRIHPSAANTLITTHKIRRQIHEAIYQSL; this is translated from the coding sequence ATGCGTAATAAAGTTGTCTTCCTGGTGTCGGCACTGCTGTTTTCCGGCTTGGTGACGGCTTTTGGTTGGTCGAGTGGCGTTTTGCGAACAAACCTTCTGACCAAGCTTACGACTAGCATTAAGGCGAAATTACCAGAAAAAGGCAAAAAAAAGGCGAACCCCATCCGGATGCGTCCCGTAGAAGTGCTGGCCCTTGCTCCGAAAGAGCTGGGTTGGGTCGATAGCGTTTTTTCGACGTTAACGCAGGAGCAGAAAATCGGGCAATTCTTCATGGTCGCCACGTTCTCCAATCAGGACGAAGCTCACTACCAATACATCGAAACGCTCGTTCGCCATTACCACATTGGCGGGCTTATCTTCTTCCAGGGCGGGCCTTACCGCCAGGCCGTGCTGACAAACCGCTACCAGTCCGCCGCTAAAGTACCTTTGCTAGTTGGCATTGATGGCGAGTGGGGTTTAGGCATGCGGCTAGATAGTACGATGGCTTTTCCCAAGCAAATGTCCCTGGGTGCCATTCGCGATGAAGCCATTGTTTACCGAATGGGCAGCGAGATTGGTCGCCAATGCCGCCGCCTGGGTATCCATATCAATTTTGCGCCGGTTTCAGACATCAATAGCAACCCTTCAAACCCGGTCATCGGCAATCGCTCCTTCGGCGAATCGAAAGAGAACGTAGCAATCAAGGCGTCTGCTTACATGAAAGGGCTGCAACATACCCGCATCATCGCCACAGCAAAGCACTTCCCCGGTCACGGTGATGTTAACGTTGACTCGCACGTTTCCTTGCCAATCGTGCACCGCTCCGTTGAACAGCTCCGCGACGTGGATCTTTTTCCTTTTCGGAAGCTTATCGCCGACAGCCTGATGGGCGTTGTAACGGGCCACCTGCACGTGCCCGTGGTTGATAATACGCCTAGACTGGCCGCGACCTTATCGGAAAAAGTAGTTACGGAACTGCTGAAAAAAGAGCTTGGCTTCCGGGGACTGGTGTTCACCGACGCGCTGAATATGGGTGGCGTAGGTCGGCTGCCGTCCGAAGAAATCAATCTAAAAGCGCTGGTTGCCGGTAACGACATTCTTTTGTATCCCGAAAATGTTCCTGACGCGGTTCATCGCATTGCGCTGGCGATTCAGAAGGGGGAAATCTCGCAGGAACTGATCGACGAAAAAGTCAAAAAAATACTGCGGGCCAAATACTGGGCCGGTTTGAATAAAACAGCTCCCATTGCCCTCGAAAATCTTGATCGCGACCTGAATTCGCCTGAAGCGAAGCTACTTAAGCAGGAACTTTGTGAACAGGCTGTAACCATCGTTAAAAATAACAACAACTTACTTCCATTTGGTGCGCTGGACACGGTGCGGGTTGCGGCGATATCCATTGCTGCCGATTACGGAAATCCTTTTCAGAAAACTTTAAGCGGTTACGCGCCCGTCAAGCACATAACGGTTGGTGAAAAACCGACTACGGAAGCCGATTTAGACGAAATTATCCGTCAACTTGGTGATGCCAATACCGTAATCTTAAGTTTCCACCGCCTGAGTCCTACGGCAAAATGGAACTACGGGGTTACAAAGCCTTCCCTTGATCTGATCACCCGCCTCAAACAGCGCGGTCTTCGGGTGGTGGTGTGCGCCTTTGGCCCGGCTTACGCCCTGCGGCCATTCATTGGTACCCAGGCGGACGCGCTAATCTGTACGTACGAAGATGGCGAGGAAATGCAGCGCGTGGTGCCTCAGGTACTTTTCGGTGCCATTCCGGCCAAAGGTGCCATGCCCGTCACGGTAGGCGATTGGCGCATTGGCTACGGCTTGTTTACGGCACCCAGCGGGCGACTGGCCTATAGCTTGCCCGAAAGCGTGGGAATGCGCTCCGGACAGTTGCAACGTATTGACGATATCGTTCAGAAAGCCCTGCGCGACCGTGCTTTCCCAGGCTGTCAGGTTTTAGTGGCGCGCAAAGGCAAAGTTGTTTTTGATAAGAGCTACGGCACATTGACGTATAACAACGCCTATGACCGCGTAACGGGTGAGACGTTATACGACCTAGCATCGCTGACAAAAGTTCTTGGCACTTTACAGGCTGTCATGCTTCTGAATGAGCGGGGCGCTATTGATTTGAATCAGAAAGTGGCGCATTACCTCCCCGAGTTCCAGAACAGTGCCAAACGGAACATGACGGTGAGTGATTTACTGCTTCATCAGGCGGGCTTCCCGGCGGGTCTTCCCCGGGCTGTTGAACGAGCTAAGGTGCAAAGTGGCTTGCGTTCAGGTTTCTATTCGACAGTTCGCGATAGCCTGCGTTCTTTGCAAATTGGCCCGACTCTCTTTGCTCCTCCTTCCATTAGAGATTCGGTTTGGAGCTGGATTGTAGGCACTCCGCTAACGGCTAAAGTAGACGAAAGTGGCCGTTTTAATTACCTGTACAGCGATCTAAGCTTCGTTACGCTGCAAAAAATTGTTGAACGGGTCACCAGCCAGCCAATTGAGGTATTTCTGGATGAGAACCTGTACAAGCCCCTGGGTATCGGAACAATGGTTTTCAATCCTTTGCAGAAGCGCTCCACGTTTCGGGTAGCCCCAACCGAGAATGATACCTGGTTCCGTAATTCAATGTTGCAGGGAACGGTGCACGATCAACTGGCAGCTCTGCAAGGCGGTATCTCGGGTCACGCTGGTTTATTTGCAACGTCGCAGGATATTGTCAAAATCCTACAAATGAACCTTCAAAAGGGCCAGTATGGCGGTCGGCGTTTTCTACTTCCGGGAACGGCTCCGCTGTATAGCCGCAATGCCACCGACCGCAGCCACCGGGGTCTGGGCTGGGACAAACCTGATCCTGACGGAAATAGCTCCTACGTGTCTCCCCACGCATCGATTCGCTCGTTTGGCCACACTGGTTTTTCGGGAAATGTGGTCTGGGTTGACCCCGATTACGATTTAGTTTTTATATTTCTCTCGAACCGCATTCACCCTAGTGCAGCCAATACGCTGATCACTACCCACAAGATTCGACGTCAAATTCACGAGGCTATTTATCAGTCGCTGTAG
- a CDS encoding GNAT family N-acetyltransferase, translating into MLIAETDRLTLSQISLQEDAFILELLNTPSWLQFIGDRGVKNLDDARNYLQNGPLASYERLGFGLYLVALKDTKTPIGLCGLIKRDSLEDVDLGFAFLPAYEGQGYGYEAASAVMNHARNTLNLQRIVAITLPDNQRSVRLLERLGLHFEKWVETNGESLKLFGTAGTAHRNG; encoded by the coding sequence ATGCTGATTGCCGAAACAGACCGTTTGACACTCTCCCAAATAAGTTTGCAAGAAGATGCCTTTATTCTTGAATTGCTGAACACGCCTTCCTGGCTCCAGTTCATTGGCGACCGGGGCGTTAAGAACCTCGACGATGCGCGTAATTACCTACAAAACGGACCTCTAGCCAGTTACGAACGTCTGGGCTTTGGGCTTTATCTGGTAGCCCTAAAAGACACGAAAACGCCGATTGGCCTTTGTGGTTTGATCAAGCGTGATTCGTTGGAGGATGTTGACCTGGGCTTTGCTTTTCTTCCGGCCTACGAAGGCCAGGGCTATGGCTACGAGGCGGCTTCGGCCGTGATGAACCACGCCCGTAATACCCTGAACTTACAACGCATTGTTGCCATTACGCTACCCGATAACCAGCGTTCTGTCCGACTGCTCGAACGACTTGGCCTGCACTTTGAAAAATGGGTTGAAACGAACGGAGAAAGTCTAAAGTTATTCGGGACCGCCGGTACCGCTCACCGTAACGGCTGA
- a CDS encoding T9SS type A sorting domain-containing protein, translating into MPSAPSVTDLKLCQFDAAQPITANGQNLRWFNTDGNAFGSAPTPSTDRGGNYAFQVTQTVEGCESTKATINVTVQTTPVPTVASSVVYCRGQESKPLSATGTGVSFEWTDPYGNVTPTAPVPPTLNVTDGVSYFVTQTGANGCKSPKAEIKFIVNATPTAALSGSSSVNLGQSAKLTLTFTSVPPFSFTLSDGTSGTSDAMTKTIDVLPKESTTYQVTNVSNVCGVGLPAGIANIVVRIPTITTGNLTASTVCAGTSISVPFTTTGDFNAGNVFQVELADTTSKNYIKLAQGGQQSPIVVTVPANTPQGLYFVRVTASNPSIPVPGKVSTTVLNIRALPTATLTGTRDIYEGESAKLNIRFTGDGPWDFVYADSVRSYPIQTTANPYEVTVTPARRTTYTITSVSNNCGTGTVSGTAIINVLPVLGVEPNPLVQALNAYPVPVETTLTVDIAMPLQQEAAKIQLMDANGKARLQTTTHQQKTLLDLTQQEAGLYLLHVQVGNHKTVRKILKR; encoded by the coding sequence TTGCCTAGCGCTCCCAGCGTTACGGATTTAAAACTATGCCAATTCGATGCGGCTCAACCCATTACGGCCAATGGACAAAACCTGCGTTGGTTCAATACGGACGGTAACGCGTTTGGCTCCGCGCCCACCCCTTCTACTGATCGGGGAGGCAACTATGCCTTTCAGGTAACTCAAACGGTAGAAGGTTGCGAAAGTACCAAAGCAACCATTAACGTAACGGTTCAGACGACACCCGTTCCAACGGTCGCCAGTTCGGTGGTGTATTGCCGTGGCCAGGAATCGAAACCGTTGTCGGCAACCGGCACTGGCGTTTCCTTCGAGTGGACCGACCCATACGGCAACGTAACTCCTACCGCTCCCGTCCCGCCAACGCTCAATGTAACGGACGGCGTTTCGTATTTTGTAACGCAAACCGGAGCGAATGGCTGTAAAAGTCCAAAAGCCGAAATCAAATTCATTGTTAACGCAACACCAACGGCAGCCCTAAGCGGTAGCTCATCCGTAAACCTGGGGCAGAGCGCCAAGCTAACCCTTACGTTCACCAGCGTTCCGCCATTCAGCTTTACACTGTCAGACGGCACAAGTGGCACTTCCGACGCCATGACCAAAACAATCGACGTGCTGCCGAAAGAATCGACCACCTATCAGGTCACCAACGTGTCAAACGTGTGTGGCGTTGGGCTACCGGCAGGAATTGCAAACATTGTGGTGCGCATCCCGACCATTACAACGGGCAACCTGACGGCAAGCACCGTCTGCGCCGGAACATCCATCTCCGTGCCGTTCACAACTACGGGCGACTTCAACGCTGGAAACGTCTTTCAGGTAGAATTGGCCGACACGACTTCTAAAAACTACATCAAACTGGCGCAGGGGGGGCAACAGAGTCCCATTGTGGTAACGGTTCCGGCCAATACGCCGCAGGGGCTTTATTTTGTCCGGGTAACAGCATCTAACCCGTCGATACCGGTTCCCGGCAAGGTGAGCACTACGGTGCTGAACATACGCGCGCTGCCAACGGCCACGCTAACCGGTACACGCGACATCTACGAAGGAGAAAGTGCCAAGCTGAATATCCGGTTTACGGGCGACGGCCCCTGGGATTTTGTCTATGCAGACAGCGTGCGGAGCTACCCCATCCAAACGACGGCCAATCCGTATGAGGTGACAGTGACGCCAGCCCGACGAACAACGTACACAATTACTTCGGTATCCAACAATTGTGGTACAGGCACGGTAAGTGGCACCGCGATCATCAACGTGCTGCCTGTACTTGGCGTAGAACCGAATCCGCTGGTACAAGCCCTAAATGCGTACCCTGTTCCCGTAGAAACAACGCTGACGGTGGACATCGCTATGCCTTTGCAGCAAGAAGCAGCTAAAATTCAGCTTATGGACGCCAATGGAAAAGCGAGATTACAAACCACTACGCACCAACAGAAAACGCTTCTGGACTTAACCCAGCAAGAAGCCGGATTGTATTTGCTGCACGTTCAGGTAGGAAATCATAAAACCGTGCGGAAGATTTTGAAGCGCTAA
- a CDS encoding T9SS type A sorting domain-containing protein, whose protein sequence is MKKSSTLRVRIMVAALLVSGFALPALAQKEKESKSDGQVNVKIIERDEKGELREESRSYRLNGLKDDERDAMVTKLVDSLRAKHGEKGQITIIVEDGDHGSHIIQRDGNGNRVEMRQGNRQRNKDLYAKRPNDPLQFRYYKDGKLQRQYRLNPDSLADRLKRFEFNFPNNWTQRMDDSFRNWNNLSMSGESSSTIRSLQVYPNNPEKQELNVRFTAPAKGDIKIRVTTPDGKEVAHKEVKDFSGSYSGQIDLGKKAKGTYFVSVTQKEDGAVKRVVINE, encoded by the coding sequence ATGAAAAAATCATCAACTCTCCGCGTCCGGATTATGGTAGCAGCCTTGCTCGTAAGTGGGTTTGCACTTCCGGCTTTGGCTCAGAAAGAAAAAGAATCCAAGTCTGATGGTCAGGTGAATGTCAAAATCATCGAGCGCGATGAAAAAGGCGAGTTACGCGAAGAAAGTCGCTCCTACCGGCTTAACGGCCTAAAGGACGATGAACGGGACGCCATGGTCACCAAACTTGTGGACTCTTTGCGGGCCAAGCACGGCGAGAAAGGCCAGATCACCATTATCGTTGAGGACGGCGATCACGGTAGCCACATCATCCAACGCGATGGCAACGGTAACCGCGTCGAAATGCGCCAAGGCAACAGACAGCGCAACAAAGACCTGTACGCCAAACGCCCCAACGATCCGCTTCAGTTTCGCTATTACAAAGACGGAAAACTGCAACGCCAGTATCGCCTGAACCCAGATTCCCTGGCCGATCGCCTGAAACGCTTCGAGTTCAACTTCCCGAACAACTGGACCCAACGCATGGACGACTCTTTCCGCAACTGGAACAACTTATCCATGAGCGGCGAGTCTTCATCAACCATCCGTAGCTTACAGGTTTACCCCAACAACCCCGAAAAGCAGGAACTGAATGTTCGCTTTACTGCTCCGGCCAAAGGAGATATCAAGATTCGGGTGACAACTCCCGACGGGAAAGAAGTAGCCCACAAAGAGGTTAAAGATTTTTCCGGCAGTTATTCGGGCCAGATCGATCTGGGCAAAAAGGCTAAAGGCACTTATTTCGTCAGTGTTACCCAAAAAGAGGACGGCGCGGTTAAACGCGTTGTTATCAACGAATAA
- a CDS encoding beta-1,6-N-acetylglucosaminyltransferase: MPSKTVAYLILAHNQPGLLFQLVTLLDHPEVRIYIHLDRSADLDLFTDHYPWPESVNFIEERVKVWYGGYSMVEAELALIRAALTDSYSFRYLRLLSGVDFPLKPAHELVHFYQNSTVEYLSYFKVADRPDWHHKVRYPYFHEWPLLNKRNGRWGMRRFQLYNRILKYVLPRRRFCSSLDLYGGAQWWALTAACAQYVLTYLNQHPEIKQFFRLGDHPDEQVFQTVILNSPFASQVIHYGKRWPKGMEWQNYPVGYLLESNYVHTYVDWNPAREQPALLREGDLNELISSGCYFCRKLDARQSAGLIEKLLAHIRKN, translated from the coding sequence ATGCCATCAAAAACCGTTGCCTACCTGATTTTGGCTCACAACCAGCCCGGCCTTTTGTTCCAGTTGGTTACGTTACTCGACCACCCGGAAGTGCGTATTTACATTCATCTGGACCGCTCGGCGGATCTGGATTTATTTACGGATCATTATCCCTGGCCTGAGTCCGTGAATTTTATCGAAGAGCGGGTAAAAGTCTGGTATGGCGGCTACAGCATGGTTGAGGCAGAGTTGGCTTTGATACGAGCAGCATTGACCGATTCCTATTCGTTTCGGTATTTGCGGCTGCTGTCGGGCGTTGATTTTCCGCTGAAACCGGCGCATGAGCTGGTTCATTTCTACCAAAACAGTACTGTCGAGTACCTCAGTTATTTCAAAGTGGCAGATCGTCCAGACTGGCACCACAAAGTTCGTTATCCTTACTTCCACGAATGGCCGCTGCTGAACAAGCGGAACGGGCGCTGGGGAATGCGGCGTTTTCAGCTCTACAACCGCATTTTGAAATACGTATTGCCGCGTCGTCGCTTTTGTTCCAGCCTTGACTTGTATGGGGGTGCACAGTGGTGGGCGCTAACGGCGGCCTGTGCGCAATATGTGTTGACGTATCTGAACCAACATCCTGAAATTAAGCAATTTTTCCGGTTGGGCGACCATCCCGATGAGCAAGTTTTTCAAACGGTTATTCTGAATTCGCCTTTTGCCTCACAGGTAATTCATTACGGGAAGCGTTGGCCAAAGGGCATGGAGTGGCAAAATTATCCTGTTGGCTATCTCCTGGAAAGCAATTACGTGCACACATACGTGGACTGGAATCCAGCGCGGGAACAACCGGCGTTATTGAGAGAGGGAGATCTAAATGAACTGATCTCATCCGGCTGTTATTTTTGTAGAAAACTAGACGCCCGTCAGTCGGCTGGTCTGATTGAAAAACTGCTGGCGCACATCCGCAAGAATTAA
- a CDS encoding DUF4230 domain-containing protein: MTRFINAFLRLFLVVLLIVGLISLWEQVRSGGLFQRFTKSEEVNHTVVLQEITELGKLELVRYRFKDVIEHEQIRQWFPNPKAVLIVEGEAVGCIDLTKITEQDLASDGDSLIVYLPEPEICSYKINHENSKVYNTENAFFEEAGLVNEAYRQAEAQIRKSALQSGILEETRQNADKILRPVLEKVSGKKVFLTTRMKATFQPLR; the protein is encoded by the coding sequence ATGACTCGATTCATTAATGCATTCTTGCGCTTGTTTCTTGTGGTTCTGCTAATCGTTGGGTTGATTTCTCTCTGGGAGCAGGTTCGGTCGGGAGGTCTGTTTCAGCGGTTTACGAAGAGTGAAGAAGTCAATCATACGGTGGTTTTGCAGGAAATCACGGAATTGGGAAAGCTGGAACTGGTTCGTTATCGCTTCAAAGACGTGATTGAACACGAGCAAATCCGGCAGTGGTTCCCCAACCCAAAAGCGGTGTTGATTGTTGAGGGCGAGGCCGTTGGCTGCATTGACTTGACTAAAATTACCGAGCAAGATCTGGCCTCCGATGGCGACAGCCTGATTGTGTATCTTCCTGAGCCGGAAATCTGCTCCTATAAAATCAATCACGAAAATTCGAAAGTTTACAATACCGAAAACGCATTCTTTGAAGAGGCAGGTCTTGTCAACGAGGCTTATCGCCAGGCCGAAGCCCAGATCAGAAAGTCTGCCCTGCAAAGCGGAATTCTAGAAGAAACGCGTCAGAATGCCGATAAAATCCTGCGGCCCGTGCTGGAGAAAGTCTCGGGCAAAAAGGTCTTTTTAACGACGCGAATGAAAGCTACGTTTCAGCCGTTACGGTGA